From the genome of Triticum aestivum cultivar Chinese Spring chromosome 3B, IWGSC CS RefSeq v2.1, whole genome shotgun sequence, one region includes:
- the LOC123065768 gene encoding protein FAR1-RELATED SEQUENCE 12-like, translating to MQRHLHYKSLDEFRSLLYYATSQANFEQRWKAFYDKWKTDRTEEWLDRMYRKRRLWAASYLSDGFFLGMRSNQRSESLNSCLHLHLDYGMTIVDLVVHYENCIVRLRENEAYDDCEAFQKEPPSVTEYKVLEEHAAKVFTPANFYILQDDLHKMGQLEIFETLVGIGRETFIVTWKDNHKFRYNVVYEPGNSEETITCSCLRMVRKGLPCKHILFVLHHLNLTEIPKCCVLHRLSKHARDGLPVQRKSDMFGWGWSGPLERERYSAISIKTAQAAHVAANDPFLFDELMKCLDNIIAQKKISEEELIGSRRYAMLKKEASQVQQVEPGIGDPQKVSTKGAPKKGRSKGGPGVTKNGRPKDFTEKKSGPLCSLCSQAGHNKATCHLNEKNWA from the exons ATGCAGAGGCACCTGCATTACAAGTCACTGGATGAGTTCAGATCGCTCCTGTACTATGCCACCTCTCAAGCGAACTTTGAGCAGAGATGGAAAGCTTTCTATGATAAGTGGAAGACGGATAGAACTGAAGAGTGGCTTGAcaggatgtacaggaagaggagACTGTGGGCAGCTTCATATCTTTCCGATGGTTTTTTTCTTGGTATGCGAAGTAACCAGAGGAGTGAAAGCCTCAACTCCTGCCTTCACCTTCACCTGGACTACGGTATGACAATTGTTGATTTGGTGGTGCATTATGAGAACTGTATAGTTCGCCTGCGTGAGAACGAGGCGTACGATGACTGCGAGGCATTCCAGAAGGAACCACCGTCTGTTACTGAATATAAAGTCCTTGAGGAGCATGCCGCCAAAGTATTCACACCTGCTAATTTCTACATCTTGCAAGATGATTTGCATAAGATGGGTCAGCTGGAGATATTTGAGACGCTCGTGGGAATTGGGCGTGAGACATTCATTGTGACATGGAAGGATAACCACAAGTTTAGGTACAATGTTGTTTATGAACCAGGTAACTCAGAAGAAACTATTACATGCAGTTGTCTTAGGATGGTTCGGAAAgggctgccatgcaaacacattctgtttgttctccatcatctgaatttaactgaaataccaaagtgttgtgtCCTTCATCGGTTGTCCAAACATGCAAGAGATGGGTTGCCTGTGCAGAGGAAGAGTGATATGTTTGGATGGGGTTGGTCAGGGCCATTGGAGAGAGAACGGTATAGTGCAATATCCATTAAAACCGCACAAGCTGCTCATGTTGCAGCAAATGATCCCTTCTTGTTCGATGAGTTGATGAAGTGTCTAGACAACATAATAGCACAGAAAAAGATTTCAGAGGAGGAACTTATAGGAAGTAGAAGGTATGCTATGCTGAAGAAGGAGGCAAGTCAAGTGCAACAAGTTGAGCCTGGTATTGGTGATCCTCAGAAAGTTTCGACGAAGGGTGCACCTAAGAAGGGGCGGTCAAAGGGGGGCCCCGGCGTTACAAAGAATGGTAGGCCAAAAGATTTTACAGAGAAGAAAAGTGGTCCTTTGTGCAGTTTGTGTAGTCAAGCAGGTCATAATAAGGCTACATGTCATTTGAACGAGAA GAACTGGGCGTAG